The Brassica napus cultivar Da-Ae chromosome C7, Da-Ae, whole genome shotgun sequence genome has a segment encoding these proteins:
- the LOC106404218 gene encoding uncharacterized protein LOC106404218, with the protein MDLEKTSDRLYEILQHRVEPLRDYIARFNQEKVAIPECSISTAISTFKRGLLPDGDLYKELTKYQCKTMEDVMSRAWAHVKWEEDVPRRAKAHLKQDPKVVRLDRTERDEKSSQRPTRDSWNRNQGRYQKGPIEKTEEMAVSTWQDISYLFVSRPELIEVNELLKKGHHREFLSEKAKSHLSKETTGKPTEVAPVSPPQQERVIHVISGGSEINGISHTAAKKSTWNAKHGLEAAKLKRLLLGTDEISFTAKEQEKVLTTHHDTLVISLTVVNWLVKRILGNLSGINNESSGYIIFQAAYKELGLEESTITRRITQLIGFSGEVKQTPREVTLPIYAEGINMSTKFLVVDCDSSYNMILGRPWIHGMGAVPLTLHQMVKFPTPWGIRAIREDQEHSRSCNQTT; encoded by the exons ATGGACCTGGAGAAAACCTCTGATAGACTCTACGAAATCCTCCAACACCGGGTGGAACCGCTGCGAGActacatagcccgcttcaaTCAAGAGAAGGTGGCCATTCCCGAATGCAGCATCTCCACTGCCATCTCTACCTTCAAGAGAGGTCTGCTCCCCGATGGGGACCTTTATAAGGAGCTGACCAAATATCAGTGCAAGACCATGGAAGACGTCATGTCCCGAGCTTGGGCACATGTAAAATGGGAGGAAGATGTCCCCAGGCGTGCTAAGGCACATCTAAAGCAAGACCCCAAGGTCGTTAGACTAGACCGAACCGAGCGAGACGAAAAATCCTCTCAAAGACCAACCAGGGATTCCTGGAACAGAAACCAAGGCAGATACCAGAAAGGGCCGATCGAGAAGACAGAAGAGATGGCAGTGTCCACGTGGCAAGACATCTCTTACCTCTTCGTCTCAAGGCCGGAGCTG ATCGAGGTCAACGAATTGCTTAAGAAAGGACACCACAGGGAGTTCCTTTCCGAGAAGGCCAAGAGCCATCTAAGCAAGGAAACAACGGGAAAGCCCACTGAAGTTGCTCCCGTCTCGCCACCTCAACAGGAACGAGTGATCCATGTCATATCGGGCGGTTCAGAAATCAACGGTATAAGCCACACAGCCGCGAAGAAGAGCACATGGAACGCCAAGCACGGCCTAGAGGCAGCCAAGCTGAAACGCCTGCTCCTGGGTACGGACGAAATAAGTTTCACGGCCAAGGAGCAGGAAAAGGTTCTCACCACACATCACGACACCCTGGTTATATCGCTCACTGTAGTGAATTGGCTGGTGAAGAGGATACTG ggtaatttgagtggtatcaataaTGAAAGCTCTGGCTACATCATCTTCCAGGCCGCATACAAGGAACTGGGGCTGGAGGAAAGCACTATAACTCGGAGGATAACCCAACTCATAGGGTTCAGCGGAGAAGTCAAGCAAACCCCCAGAGAGGTGACCCTCCCAATATACGCTGAAGGGATCAACATGTCAACCAAGTTCCTTGTCGTTGACTGCGATTCATCCTACAATATGATCTTGGGACGGCCTTGGATTCACGGCATGGGAGCCGTCCCTTTGACTCTTCACCAGATGGTGAAATTCCCTACACCCTGGGGCATAAGAGCAATCAGAGAGGATCAAGAGCATTCCCGCTCCTGCAACCAGACTACTTAG